The Neovison vison isolate M4711 chromosome 13, ASM_NN_V1, whole genome shotgun sequence genome includes a region encoding these proteins:
- the LOC122894600 gene encoding olfactory receptor 4F6-like gives MDTTNDSVVSEFVLIGLSNSWEMHLFLFWFFSVFYMGIILGNLFIVFTVIIESHLHTPMYFLLANLSLLDLGLSSTTVPKTITNLFTDCKIISFSKCMIQIFFIHVMGGGEMVLLIAMAYDRYTAICKPLHYLTIMSPKMCVSFVVAAWIVGIIHAVSQFVFVINLPFCGPNEVDSFYCDFPRVMKLACVDTYKLKFVIIANSGFISMATFFSLIISYIFILVTVWKRSSGDLSKAFVTLSAHITVVILFFTPCMFLYVWPFPTTSLDKCLFIVDFAITPLLNPAIYTLRNKDMRVAMRRLGKRIVGPSGISQ, from the coding sequence ATGGATACAACAAATGATTCTGTGGTGTCTGAATTTGTATTGATTGGACTTTCAAATTCATGGGAGatgcatctttttctcttttggttcttCTCTGTGTTCTACATGGGAATTATCCTGGGAAACCTCTTCATTGTGTTCACGGTAATTATTGAATCTCATTtacacacccccatgtacttcctGTTAGCCAACCTCTCTCTCCTTGATCTAGGTCTGTCCTCTACCACAGTGCCCAAAACAATCACTAATCTTTTCACTGACtgtaaaatcatttccttttcaaaatgcaTGATAcagatattttttattcatgtCATGGGTGGAGGTGAGATGGTGCTGCTCATAGCCATGGCATATGACCGGTACACTGCAATCTGTAAGCCTCTCCACTATCTGACCATCATGAGCCCCAAAATGTGTGTTTCCTTTGTAGTGGCTGCCTGGATAGTGGGGATAATCCATGCTGTGTCTCAGTTTGTTTTTGTCATAAACTTGCCCTTCTGTGGCCCTAATGAAGTAGATAGTTTTTACTGTGATTTTCCTCGGGTCATGAAACTCGCTTGTGTAGACACTTACAAGCTGAAGTTTGTAATCATCGCTAACAGTGGGTTTATATCCATGGCTACCTTCTTCTCTTTAATTATATCCTATATCTTCATTTTGGTCACTGTTTGGAAACGTTCTTCAGGGGACTTGTCCAAAGCATTTGTCACACTGTCAGCTCACATCACTgtagtgattttgttttttacaccATGCATGTTTCTGTACGTGTGGCCTTTCCCCACAACATCACTGGATAAGTGCTTGTTCATTGTTGACTTTGCTATCACCCCCCTCTTGAATCCTGCCATCTATACATTAAGAAACAAAGACATGAGAGTGGCCATGAGAAGACTGGGCAAACGGATTGTGGGTCCTAGTGGGATCTCACAATGA